The region GGTGCGGGACATGCCGAGCAGAACAATATCCGCCTTGAGCATGGCCCCAAGATCACGTCCGTCATCACAGGCAACAGTGAATTCAATCGCCTCAATCCGGCTGAAGTATTCCTCGTCAAGCTGATGCAGCAGTCCGGGCCGCGCCTCTGGCGCATCATCGAAGGTATCGATGAAGGCCTGCATCATCGGGCCCATAATATCAACAATTCGCAGATCGAGCCTGACGGCCTCCTCACGGATCATCTCCCGCAGCTCCGGCTGGACCAGGGTGTAAGCTACGAAACCCTGAAGCTGAGCCGTCTCTTCCATTAATTTGCGTAGTTCATCTTCATGTCTGACATTACCGTATCTTCTAATGGTGACACGCTGATTCTGAAATTGGTGGATGACGGCCTGCACGACAGCTTCCGCCGTATCTCCAATAGAATCCGAGCATATCGTAATGTAATGTGTGTCTGGCTCCATGCTCAATCGATTCCTCCGTTATCCTTTGGCTTCAAGCTCGAGGAGAAGCTTCACGATGGAAGTCTTCGTGAGCCGCCCTACTACGTCCAGCCCTGCATCGGACCCTTCCCCACTGCCTGAAACCACTACCGGCAGACTGTCTACCTCATGAACAATCATGCGCTGCGCGGCATCAAGCACCGTGTCATCGGGCGAGACCGTTACTACCTTGGGCTGGCGGGTCATCACCATGCTTACAGGCATTGTTACCGCGCCCGGATTGCCCAGTGTAACCTTGAGGAAATCCTTGCGTGAGGCGACACCGGTCAGTTTGCCGTCACTGCTGCAGATAATAAGGGTACCGACATCCTGCAAAAATAGCGTAACCACGGAATCCTGAATGGTTGTATTCTCACGGATAATCACCGGGATGCTCTGAATATCACTAACCTTGGTATCTTGCAGCAGCCCCCGGCTATTGTGGCGTGCTGCGGCTTTGGTGCCGGGGAAGTAACCGACCTTGGGCTTCGCGTCAACGTATTCTAGCATGACCAGAATGGACAAGTCCCCCCGGATCGTCGGCCGGCTGAGGCCGAGGCTTTCCGCGATTTGGTCACCGGTAATCGGCGCTCTTTTTTTCACAATTTCAATAATTTGCAATTGCCGGGTTGTCAGTTCGATCACAGTTTTCCTCCACTTTCCGGTTTACGTTATAGATACAGGTATTCCCCTTGTAGAAAAGGAGCACCGTACGCCGATTCCCCCTTTCATTCAGACGTCCTATTTGGGATAATATTCTCTAACTTTCTTATATAATACGCAATAATTATCGTTTTTGCAATATATAATACGTCATATATATTTTTCGAATATATATGACGCATAATCAGGATTGATTGTAGATGACATGAAGTTCATCAGATGAGGAATTGCAGCCGTTGAATTTGTATTTCAGCTCTGAAGTGAAGTAACAGATATGCCCGTCGGCGCTAAGCCTGTGAAGATAAAAGAACAGCCTGCATCCCTTTACGTCAGGGTGCAGGCTGTTTGTGTTCGGGAGAAGCGCAGCAGCTATTCCTGAACCAGGGGTTCAACGCTTGCTTTTGGCAGAACGGGGATTACCGGTTTAGGCTTGAAGAACAGCTGCTTCAGTGCGCTGGCATTCACAAGGATGGTTCCGGATATAATCGTGAACACGCCAAGCAGCGTTACCCAGGTGACCGCTTCGTTATAGAACAAGAAGCCTACGCCGACGGCAATCGGTGGTGAGATATACAGCCAGGTGGACGGGAAAACCGGATTCGTCTTGGAGACGAGCCAGTAGAACAGTGTATGTCCAACCATGGAGCCGACAACGGTCAGGTAGAGCAGGGAACCTGCTGTCTTGAACGATAACAGGAAGGACGGGTGCAGCGGCTCAGTGAACAAAGAGATGATGAACAGCAGTGCTCCGCCGTACATCATCTGGGCTGCGTTCAGAGCCACGGGGGACTCGCCTGCGAAGGTGGTGATTACTTTTTTGGAATAGATTGCCCCCGCCGCGTAGCAGAGTTCCCCAATCAACACCACCACACAGCCGAGCAGCCAGAGCGGAGTAACATCAGCCGCCAGACTGGGCAGCACCAGCAGCAGGACCCCGGTGAAGCCGATGATACAGCCGAGCAGGGAGTAGGCGGGAGCTTTTTGGCGCAGGAAGGCCGTCTGCATCAGCAGAATCATCATCGGTCCGGTAGCTGACAATACGGCAGCAAGCCCGGAGGATACATATTGTTCCGCCCAGTAGAGTGCGGCGAAGGTGCCGAAGGTCAGGGCTGCTCCCGTGAGCAGCATTTCCTTGCGCAGCAGCAGGGAGAAGCGGGCTTTGCCCTTCAGAACCATGAACAGGAACAGCACCGCACCCGCCACGAAAAAACGCAGTCCCGCAGAGAAGAAGGGCGGCGCTCCGGCGTCTACGCCGATTTTGATGGCCAGGAAGGTAGTGCCGAAGATCAGACAGACAAGTGAATAAGCTAACAGAATCATGGTTCAGTTCCCCTTTGCGGTGGTAATGTGTCACCCTCTTAAAGATTTCAGTTAATCATATCCTCATAGGCACAGAACAGATTGAAGGTAGTAGAACAGTTGCGGAGGGGAATGCTGTACAATAGGGCAAAGAGAAGCTAGCGGCGGGGCGTGCGGGGATGTGTAGGAGCCGGCAAGCGTCAGCTGGAGCCGTGTCGAGTGAATATGGAGCGATGGAGCGGGGCGACCCCGGTATAGGTTGCAGAGAGGCGGTAGTTTTTTGATGGAAAAAATAGCGGGTGCCGGGCAGAATAATCCATTATTCCGCCAAGTCTATGAGTTCATGCTGAACCGGATGGAGCGCGGGGAGTGGAAGACTGGTGATAAACTGCCTTCGATCCGGCTGCTGGCGGAGGAGCTGGGGGTTCACCGGCTGACAGTGTTCAAGGCCTACCGGGCGCTGGCCGAGAGCGGCAAGCTGTATGTCAAAGACAAATCCGGTTATTATGTGGCGCCGGGCAGCAGGCTTAACCCTCCAGCGGACGAAGGGACGCCAGTGCCTGGATATATGGTCAGGAGCCCGATGTCCGATATTCAACGTATGCCCGTAGTGTACCAGTTCTCTCAGGCATTGGTTGATCCGGGACTGCTGCCGAACCTGTTCCTGTCCGATTATGTCAAAAAAGTATTCGATCTCTACCCGAGGGTCATGGGCACCTACGCCTCCGTACAGGGGGATGAAGAGCTGCGCGTTACGCTGAGCAGCCATTTCGAGGAACGTTATAGGCTCCAGCTGTCGGCCCGGGAGCTGCTGATTACCTCAGGCGCCCAGCAGGCAATCAATCTGATTGCCGGAATCATGCTCGGCCCGATGGATGTTGTGCTGGTGGAGCGGCCTACGTATAGTGTGGCGCTGGATATTTTCAAGCGGGCAGGGGCACGGCTGGTAGCCGTGGAGATCTCGGCGCAGGGCTATGATCTGGCGGCGGTGGAGGAGCTGATGCGCAAGGCTAAGCCGCGGATGTTCTACATCAACCCGACCCATCATAACCCGACGGGGTATACGGTTCCGGCGAAGCAGCGTAAGCTTCTGGTGGAGCTTGCGGAGCGCTACCGCTGCCTGCTCGTGGAGGATGATCCGTTCCGTGATATGTACTTCGGGGAAGAGCCGCCCGCACCATTCTTCGCCTATGATACGGAGGGCTGGGTCATTTATATCAGCAGCTTCAGCAAATATGTGGCTCCCGGCCTGCGGATCTGCGCGGTGGCCTGCCGTTATCCGTTCATGGAACGGCTGATCGCGGCCAAGTCCTTGGCGGACAACGGGACGCCGCTGCTGAATCAGAAGATTTTCCTGCATTATTACACTTCACCGCGCTTACAGCAGCATCTCGGCAAGCTGCGGATTGCCCTGCAGGTGCACAAGGAGATTATGGAGGAGGAGCTCGCGGCCACCGGCTGGGAATGGACAACTCCGCATGGCGGCCTCAATCTGTGGGTCAAGCTGCCGGACAGTGTTCCGGTAACTCAGCTGCTGGCCCGTTGCCTGGAGCAGTCGATCTCCTTCGTTCCCGGTGAGCTTTGCGATCCGCTGGGGGAGATGAAGTCCTGGCTGCGTCTCAGCTATTCTTTTGCCAGTGAAGCATTACTGCGCGAGGGAATGCAGCGGCTCACCGCCATTGCGCGGGAGATTGAGGCGGGGGAGTAGTCAGTGAGATAGGTGACAGGAATAGGAATAAGTAACGGGAAAGACGGTAACAGCTGATAGTTGCGGCTACATCTCTATTAGGTATGCTTAGCGAGTAACTGCGGCTATTTTGCTAAGATGGGACTTTTTGGTTTGTAGAGTAACCTTTCTCTGGAAGCTTCCGTCTGAGGGATATGAGGAGCGTGATGATGATGGTAACGAGAAGGAAAATACGGAGCGCCTGGCTGATGGCTCTCTGTGCGCTAATTGTCTTCATGACACTGCTGACTGTGCGCCCGCAGGTTACCTATGCCTGTTCTTGTGCAGTGTTTCCTTCACCGCTGGAAGCACTAGAGAAAAGTACGGCTGTTTTTGAGGGAACGGTAGTCTCGATGAAAGAGGAATTTAAGCTAGTACAGTCCAGTGCTGATCCGGTGCAGGTAACCTTTCAAGTGGGAGCCCGGTGGAAGGGGGATATGGGAGAGCAGGTGACTGTTAGTACCGCACAGTCTGGGGCGAGCTGCGGCTTCCAGTTCACCAAGGGTGAGCGTTACATCGTATATGCAGGCGAAGAGAAAGCAGGGGATGGGGGAGGAACAGCTAAGCTTACAGTCAGCTTCTGCAGCCGGACCGCATTCTTTTCTGGTGCGGAGGAGGACTTAAATGAGCTTGGCGCCGGAATATCAGGGGGCTCGCCCACGGAGCCGCCCGGGATCGCTGATGATCCAGGGGCGGTCTCTGGAAACTATCCAACATCAGCAAACCCTCCAGCTTCTGAAAATAGCACAACAACTGAAAAAAATAAAACAACTGAAAGTAATCCAACGGCCGTGCCTGAAACAAACTCTGCACCTTGGCTGCTATACGCCGGAGCGGGTGCAGGTATAGTAGTCCTTGGAGCCGCCGCAGTGATTCTCCTGCGCCGTCAATCTAACTCGCATAAGTAATCTGGAGTAGATTAATAAGGCGATACTACCTACACTATTGTGTTTGGTTTATCGTATACATTGGGTTTGATTACCCTCGTAGCAGCAATTGTGTTCGGTTTATCACATACAATTTGTTCCAATGTGCCTCCGAGTGCAGCAGATGCGGGCCAAACACATCAACGAGGTGCACTAGTGCACCTGAATTCAGCAGACGCGGGGAAAATGAACGAATGAGGTGCACTAGTGCACCTGAATTCCCCGGATATGCGCTAAATAAACAAAGGAGGGGCATTAACGCCCCTCCTTATTCCACCACACTCCTATTCCATCAGAGCCGATAAAGCCGATGCTCCGTGAGCCAGCTGATCAGCTCTTCCATGCATTGCTCCGCTGTACGCTCCGCAGTGTGCAGTGTCAGCTCCGGGTCTGCCGGAGCTTCATAAGGATCGGAGATCCCGGTGAAGGCCGGGATCTCCCCGGAGCGGGCCTTGGCGTACAGCCCTTTGACATCCCGCGCTTCGCAGACGGGGAGCGGGCAGTCCACATAGACCTCGACGAAGCCCGGCAATTCCTGCCGGGCATAGCTGCGCATCTCGGCATAAGGGCTGATTACCGAGACTACGGTAATCACGCCATGCAGGTTCAGCATCCCGGCGAGGTAGACCGCCCTGCGGATGTTCTCGAACCGGTCCTCGCGGCTGAAGCTGAGTCCCCGTCCCAGGCTGCGCCGCAGCTCATCCCCGTCCAGCCATTCCACCGCCTGCCCCTGCTCCCGGAGCCGGTCTGTAAGCAGCGCGGCAAGCGTAGACTTGCCCGCCCCCGACAGACCGGTAAGCCATATCGTTATGCCAGTAGGTGTGTGGGCATGTACCTGTGCCGTCATTGCTCAGTCCTCCCGTCTCCGCGGCCAGCCGCCGATTGCAGGCTCTCCGCGCCGTAAGGAATACGCTCCAGCAGGCCGGAGCCGTAGATCTGCTCCAGGCCCAGCTCCGGCATATGAATATAGCCAATGTAACAGTCGCAGACTTTCATCCGGCAGCTCCGCTGGGCAGCCAGCCCTTCCAGCCCGTCACGGTAGAGGTTGCCGATGACCGCGCGGTCCTTGTAGCAGCGCTTCACTAGCCCCGGCCCTTGCACATAGAACACGCTGTTGCCGGCATTACAGCTCGCGCCGAGGCTGTCGTAGTCCATCGCATTAATCTGGAAATGCGGATCGATGCCGCTAAGGAAGCTTATATCCTCCGGGGTATAATAATCCGGCTTGTCCTTGTAGGCATTCACCCACAGATAGACGTCCTCCGGCAAGGCCGCGCGCAGCGAGGCGATAGCCGGGAAGGCGCTATGCACCCCCACACTGCCCACACTGAAAGGAATGTCCTGCCGGTATACCTGCATACACTGTGCCAGGAACTTGTCCTCGCTTACCTGACCCGGATGATAAGTCGCCCAGAAGGCCGTCTTGGCCGGGTTCAGCTCTGCGGTGAAGTCAAGCCGGGCCGACAGATTGGTCTGGATGGCGACCTTGTCCACATGCTCCATATGGGACAGCGTAATCAGCGCCTCCCGGTACCAGCGGTGCGTCAAGCCCTCGCCATACGGATTGAAAAAGATAGACAGGCGGTGGCCTGCTGCCCCCTGCTCCGCTACCCAACGGACGAAGGTCTCAAGACCTGCGCGGTCTTTGGCGAGGGTGGCGGCACTGTCTTTGGTTTTGCCGAAGGGGCAGTAAGGGCAGTCATAGTTACAGGAGGAGAGGGAACCCCGGTAGTAGAGGACTGCCTTCATGGCAGGACGAACTCCTTCATCTGCTCGCGGATCTCGCCGGAGATGAACCAGTCACCGATGGAGTCGGAGTACCCCAGTCCATCTGGAGTCAGCCGCAGAATGCCCTCATCATCCGTGGCGAACCCGCTTTGTACCAACAGGCCAAGCTCAGGATGGTCCTCCCACAGCGTAGTCCCGAACCGCTGGCTATAATCCGCAATCGTCAGCCCTTCGCTGTGCAGGATTGCTTTTAGAATGAACCGGCGTTTCTGCTCGTCCAGGCTCAGTACGATGCCATAATCGGCTGTATCATAACGCTCTGCGGCAACATAATCCGCGATAATGCTCTCCGTGGCCTTGCGGCTGACGCCGTAGCGGGAGGCATAATGCACATTCCGGGTATAAGACCGCGCGCCGCAGCCGAGACCGACCATCCCTTCCTCCTGGCAGCTGTAGTCGAGAATATCCTTGCCGGTTCCGGCATCCTCTTTGGCGAATCTGCGCATGGAGTATTGGCGGTAGCCACGCTCTGCCAGTACTGCACGTGCTGCTTCATAGCATTCATGACGGATATCCAGCTGATTCACCAGGTCGCCCGGCTTCACAATCGTATGCTCACGGGTGTAGAGCGGATAGAGGAAGATTTCCTCCGGTTCATGCAATAGCGCCTGGTTCAGCGAATAGAGCCAGGAGTCCACCGTTTGCCCCGGGAGACCGTAGATCAAGTCCAGATTGAGGATGGGAAAATCAAACTGTCCCAGCAGCTCCAGCGCACGGTACACCACCTCCGGGTCCTGCGGGCGGTAGATCGCAGCCGACTCGGCGGCCACGAAGCTCTGGATGCCCATGCTGACGCGGTCCACGGTGTGCTCCTTCAGAATCGTCAGCTTCTCCTCCGTCAGCGTCTCGGGTGAGGTTTCCACAGAGATAGAGGTGGTTCTAAGATCAACCCCCATGATATCCGTTGCAATCCTGAACAGCCGGTTCAGCTGCGCAGGAGCAAGGAGACTGGGGGTCCCGCCGCCGATGGCGAAGCGCGCGTAAGGCTTGTGACGGGTGAAGGCTGCCCACTGCCGGGCCTGCCGTTCCAGCGCATCCACATATTCGGCGTGGACATTCGCTCTTTTATCAGGCAGCGTGAACAGGTTGCAGAAGCCGCAGCGCGCGCCGCAGAACGGGATATGCATATATAAGAAAAAACTCTCCGCAGGCTCATCCCCCCACAGCTCCTCTAAAGGAAGGGGGGACGCGAACTCGCGGTAAGCGGTTTTGTGCGGATAGGAATAGAGATAATTGCGGTAAGGATGGGCCGTGATCTGCTCCGTCCATTGCTGAAGCTCCCCAGAGGAGAAGGGAGGGTGTCCGTCTTGGTTCATGTGATGCAGAGATTGCCGGATGGACGTCATACGTTCTCCTTCCTTGTGCGGGATCGAAATTTCAGTTCAATGCTTATAAAATAAATTCCCGGTACGGAACATTCCATACCGTGTCATGCGCCAGCCGGTGGCCCTGATAGCCGTCCTCGCCGTAAGCCGTACCGTGATCGGAAAAAGCCAGACAGAATACCGGATTGCCCCGCTTCCGGAACGCATCGAACAGACGCCCCAGCTCCCCGTCGGCATATCGCAGCGCTGCGCGCTGGCTGTCCACTGAGTCCTTGCGCGCACCCGGCAGAAACATATGGTTCGGGCCATGGATCGCCGAGACATTCATGAACAGGAACAGCCGCTGGTCCAGCGGGGTGCTGCCGAGCAGCTTTAGCGCGTGATTCACCTGATGCTCCGTCGAGCGCGGGTTCGTGACCCCGAAGGTCATCCGCCAGTAGCTCTGCTGGAAATAACCGGGGAGGACGCGGGCGAGGGGCACTTTTTTGCTGAAAAAGATCACGCCCCCGATACACACCGTCTGATAACCCGCCGCTGCCAGCCCCGACACCATGTCCGGTGTATCGAACAGCCAGGTATGGGGATGGGTCTTCATCCCGGTATTCCTGGAGTGGAACAGCCGCACATGCTCAGCCTTGTTCGTGTTCGCCGGAGTGGGCAGGAAGCCGCCGAAGAAGGCATGATGGGCCGCATACGTGAAGCTGCCGGGGGTATGCCGCTTCTCCCAGGGACCGCTGCCGCACAGATTGGGGCAATTCGCCTCCTCCAGCACAGCCGCATCGTAGCGCAGAGTATCGAGTGTAATCATTAATATATCATGGGTGCCGACGATGGCATTCATATCGGTCATGGGGCCGGATTCCTCCTAAGACAGCTGCTTCATTTCCCATTCGTAGGTGCTGCAGCCTTGGTATTCAACATCGTACAACAAGTCGCCAAAAGGATTCACATCCGCCGTATACGTCTGCCCGGTGCTTCCAACCAGCACATCGATGCCCGCGACGGAACAGTTCGGAAAAGCGGCCAGCGAAGCCTCCGCTGTCCGGCGTACCTCCGCTTGCTGCGCTTCGGTCAGCCCGGCTTCCGCCGGGGTCATCCGCCGGCTGCGCAGATGCAGATTCGTAATCGGTGTGGTGCTGACCCTGGCGACAGCGTGGCAGGCTTCTCCAGCGACAACCAGCTGGCGGATGTCGAAGGAATGCCCGTCCCTGCCGGGCTTCGGAATCCACTGCTCGGCATAGGCGCCGTGGCGGTAGAGCCAGTTAATGATGCCGGCAAGGCGGGCAGAATCTGTATAGCGCTGCAGCTTGCCGGAATTATAATACACCGGGGGCCGGGTGATATAGCTCTCGACCCCGATGGTAGTGACCGCTGACTCAGCTCCCGTGGCCGGGTTCAGCTGATAAGCAATCACGCCGGAAGCGGCGGAGCCGCTGGCCAGCTTGATGAATACGCGGTGCATCCGCTGCGACAGCATCAGCTCGCGCAGGGAGGCGTAGTCCACGGGGACTTGTCCGCCGCTGCCGCGGAGCGGCCGGGGAACAGACACGCCGGACTCAGCCAGAATCTGCTGGGTCCGGCGCTTGTCCGTCATGGCTGCGATCTCTGCCGGGTCGTTGGTCCAGCGGGAGGCGGGCAGGAGCTGCCCAGCCTCCTGCCGGAGCCGCGCCAGCAGGCGGCAGTAGCCGCGGAACCACTGGGACGGGTGATGCAGCACGCCGGGCAGATCCTTCAGGGCGGAGGCCGCTTTGAAGCTTAGCGGCCGCAGGTCCGGCTGCTGCCCGAACGGGTGCAGCGAGTCGTCCGCGTCCGGCGCATCCGGTGCGCCCAGCGCGATAAGCGCCCGCTCCAGCGCGAAGCTGCCGCCGGGGGACTCGAGCCGCAGCAGCGGGGGGTATGCTGCGGCGGCGGGCTCCAGCGCGGAGTGCGCGCTGAAGCTGCCTCCTGGAGAATCGGGCCGCAGGCGCTGCGCCTGCGTTCCGTCCACAGCCTGCTCCAGCAGATCAGCCAGCGGCTGGCCCTCCAGCAGCCCGGCGTAGGGAATCAGCAGCGCCGGGGGCATCCCGAGACGCGAGCGCGCCTGCTGGATACCGGCCGAGCGCCGGTCGCCGGGCTGGCAGAAGACAATCAGCGGCTCTGCGGTCTGCATTATTCTGTGATTGACGGATAACGCCAGTCATCATCGTCATCGGCCTGCTGCTGGTCGCTGACATCGACCGGCAAGCCGCTGTTCTTCAGACGCAGCAGCATCTCGTCAGACATGAAGTGATGGCTCAGATTGAGCAGCTTCAGTCCCTTGACCCGCTCGCTGGCAAGCAGCGCCTCTGCGCCGGTGTCGCTAAGCGTTCCCAGTGACATATCCAGGGTATGGAGCTGGTCCAGAATCGGCGCATCCGCCAGGGCTGCGGCAATTTCGTCCTGTATCTCACTGTTTTTGAGTCCGAGATAGGTTAGCTTAGGGAATTTCCCAGGCTCGATCAGCGGCAGAAGGTCCTCCAGCCCGCCGTCGAAGCCGTAATTGTCCACCCCAAGATAGAGTTCGAGCTTCTGCAGGTTAGGCAGAGTGGAAGCGGCGATATCCGCCAGCACATCCTTGCCAAGTCCGCCTGTAATGATAATCAGCTCTTCGAGCTTGTCGTGCTGCAGCTGGCTCAGACGCAGACCGGTACCGCCTTGTGCAGTCAGGGATTGCAGCTCAGGATAAGCGGGCAGCAGCGGTGAGAGATCGGTCTGGTTAATCCACGAAATTTCACATTCCTCATAGCTCATGTCCCCGATGAACAGCTTACGGAGTGCCGGGAAGTTTGCTTTATGCTTCACCAGAGCCTCGACGACAAGCTCCGAACTCTGCTCATAAGCTTGTCCCCAGTCGCCAATCGTCAGGCTGGTCAGGGTAGCCGCTTCTGGGCTGCTGCTTAAGCGTTCAATCTCCGTCTCCATCCGTTTGCCTTCCTCAAATGCATCATAATCAATACTGAGCTTCACTGCTGTCATGAACAATCCCTCCCGGAAAATAGTACCTTCCAAATCACCCTAACATGTAGGGTGAGGGAGAGTCAAATAACAGAGGAACAAGTGTCCCTATTTGCCTGTTAACTCCTGTAACCACGGGGGTGTACGGGTCAAATGTAATCGAAAAACCGACCACATTGGGCGTGGCGGTGGCGTGTGGTCCGAATGTAATCGAAAAACCGATCACATTTAGCGTGGCCGTGGGCGCGTGATCCGAATGTAATCGGAAAACCGATCACATTTGGCACGGCGGTGGTGTGTGGTCCCAATGTAATCTAAAAACCGATCACATT is a window of Paenibacillus sp. FSL H3-0469 DNA encoding:
- a CDS encoding PLP-dependent aminotransferase family protein, with protein sequence MEKIAGAGQNNPLFRQVYEFMLNRMERGEWKTGDKLPSIRLLAEELGVHRLTVFKAYRALAESGKLYVKDKSGYYVAPGSRLNPPADEGTPVPGYMVRSPMSDIQRMPVVYQFSQALVDPGLLPNLFLSDYVKKVFDLYPRVMGTYASVQGDEELRVTLSSHFEERYRLQLSARELLITSGAQQAINLIAGIMLGPMDVVLVERPTYSVALDIFKRAGARLVAVEISAQGYDLAAVEELMRKAKPRMFYINPTHHNPTGYTVPAKQRKLLVELAERYRCLLVEDDPFRDMYFGEEPPAPFFAYDTEGWVIYISSFSKYVAPGLRICAVACRYPFMERLIAAKSLADNGTPLLNQKIFLHYYTSPRLQQHLGKLRIALQVHKEIMEEELAATGWEWTTPHGGLNLWVKLPDSVPVTQLLARCLEQSISFVPGELCDPLGEMKSWLRLSYSFASEALLREGMQRLTAIAREIEAGE
- a CDS encoding STM4014 family protein, which gives rise to MQTAEPLIVFCQPGDRRSAGIQQARSRLGMPPALLIPYAGLLEGQPLADLLEQAVDGTQAQRLRPDSPGGSFSAHSALEPAAAAYPPLLRLESPGGSFALERALIALGAPDAPDADDSLHPFGQQPDLRPLSFKAASALKDLPGVLHHPSQWFRGYCRLLARLRQEAGQLLPASRWTNDPAEIAAMTDKRRTQQILAESGVSVPRPLRGSGGQVPVDYASLRELMLSQRMHRVFIKLASGSAASGVIAYQLNPATGAESAVTTIGVESYITRPPVYYNSGKLQRYTDSARLAGIINWLYRHGAYAEQWIPKPGRDGHSFDIRQLVVAGEACHAVARVSTTPITNLHLRSRRMTPAEAGLTEAQQAEVRRTAEASLAAFPNCSVAGIDVLVGSTGQTYTADVNPFGDLLYDVEYQGCSTYEWEMKQLS
- a CDS encoding STM4013/SEN3800 family hydrolase, encoding MTDMNAIVGTHDILMITLDTLRYDAAVLEEANCPNLCGSGPWEKRHTPGSFTYAAHHAFFGGFLPTPANTNKAEHVRLFHSRNTGMKTHPHTWLFDTPDMVSGLAAAGYQTVCIGGVIFFSKKVPLARVLPGYFQQSYWRMTFGVTNPRSTEHQVNHALKLLGSTPLDQRLFLFMNVSAIHGPNHMFLPGARKDSVDSQRAALRYADGELGRLFDAFRKRGNPVFCLAFSDHGTAYGEDGYQGHRLAHDTVWNVPYREFIL
- the cysC gene encoding adenylyl-sulfate kinase, whose translation is MTAQVHAHTPTGITIWLTGLSGAGKSTLAALLTDRLREQGQAVEWLDGDELRRSLGRGLSFSREDRFENIRRAVYLAGMLNLHGVITVVSVISPYAEMRSYARQELPGFVEVYVDCPLPVCEARDVKGLYAKARSGEIPAFTGISDPYEAPADPELTLHTAERTAEQCMEELISWLTEHRLYRL
- a CDS encoding STM4012 family radical SAM protein gives rise to the protein MTSIRQSLHHMNQDGHPPFSSGELQQWTEQITAHPYRNYLYSYPHKTAYREFASPLPLEELWGDEPAESFFLYMHIPFCGARCGFCNLFTLPDKRANVHAEYVDALERQARQWAAFTRHKPYARFAIGGGTPSLLAPAQLNRLFRIATDIMGVDLRTTSISVETSPETLTEEKLTILKEHTVDRVSMGIQSFVAAESAAIYRPQDPEVVYRALELLGQFDFPILNLDLIYGLPGQTVDSWLYSLNQALLHEPEEIFLYPLYTREHTIVKPGDLVNQLDIRHECYEAARAVLAERGYRQYSMRRFAKEDAGTGKDILDYSCQEEGMVGLGCGARSYTRNVHYASRYGVSRKATESIIADYVAAERYDTADYGIVLSLDEQKRRFILKAILHSEGLTIADYSQRFGTTLWEDHPELGLLVQSGFATDDEGILRLTPDGLGYSDSIGDWFISGEIREQMKEFVLP
- a CDS encoding STM4015 family protein, encoding MTAVKLSIDYDAFEEGKRMETEIERLSSSPEAATLTSLTIGDWGQAYEQSSELVVEALVKHKANFPALRKLFIGDMSYEECEISWINQTDLSPLLPAYPELQSLTAQGGTGLRLSQLQHDKLEELIIITGGLGKDVLADIAASTLPNLQKLELYLGVDNYGFDGGLEDLLPLIEPGKFPKLTYLGLKNSEIQDEIAAALADAPILDQLHTLDMSLGTLSDTGAEALLASERVKGLKLLNLSHHFMSDEMLLRLKNSGLPVDVSDQQQADDDDDWRYPSITE
- a CDS encoding helix-turn-helix transcriptional regulator, with protein sequence MIELTTRQLQIIEIVKKRAPITGDQIAESLGLSRPTIRGDLSILVMLEYVDAKPKVGYFPGTKAAARHNSRGLLQDTKVSDIQSIPVIIRENTTIQDSVVTLFLQDVGTLIICSSDGKLTGVASRKDFLKVTLGNPGAVTMPVSMVMTRQPKVVTVSPDDTVLDAAQRMIVHEVDSLPVVVSGSGEGSDAGLDVVGRLTKTSIVKLLLELEAKG
- a CDS encoding pyruvate, water dikinase regulatory protein, with protein sequence MEPDTHYITICSDSIGDTAEAVVQAVIHQFQNQRVTIRRYGNVRHEDELRKLMEETAQLQGFVAYTLVQPELREMIREEAVRLDLRIVDIMGPMMQAFIDTFDDAPEARPGLLHQLDEEYFSRIEAIEFTVACDDGRDLGAMLKADIVLLGMSRTSKTPLSIFLAHRGKKVVNYPVVPEVGPPQQLLSLPPNRIIGLTMKPEYMLKIRSERLKMLGLPTGSQYASLERITEETEYAVALFAKLGCPVIDITDKAIEETAGIIMGYI
- a CDS encoding STM4011 family radical SAM protein; translation: MKAVLYYRGSLSSCNYDCPYCPFGKTKDSAATLAKDRAGLETFVRWVAEQGAAGHRLSIFFNPYGEGLTHRWYREALITLSHMEHVDKVAIQTNLSARLDFTAELNPAKTAFWATYHPGQVSEDKFLAQCMQVYRQDIPFSVGSVGVHSAFPAIASLRAALPEDVYLWVNAYKDKPDYYTPEDISFLSGIDPHFQINAMDYDSLGASCNAGNSVFYVQGPGLVKRCYKDRAVIGNLYRDGLEGLAAQRSCRMKVCDCYIGYIHMPELGLEQIYGSGLLERIPYGAESLQSAAGRGDGRTEQ
- a CDS encoding EamA family transporter, giving the protein MILLAYSLVCLIFGTTFLAIKIGVDAGAPPFFSAGLRFFVAGAVLFLFMVLKGKARFSLLLRKEMLLTGAALTFGTFAALYWAEQYVSSGLAAVLSATGPMMILLMQTAFLRQKAPAYSLLGCIIGFTGVLLLVLPSLAADVTPLWLLGCVVVLIGELCYAAGAIYSKKVITTFAGESPVALNAAQMMYGGALLFIISLFTEPLHPSFLLSFKTAGSLLYLTVVGSMVGHTLFYWLVSKTNPVFPSTWLYISPPIAVGVGFLFYNEAVTWVTLLGVFTIISGTILVNASALKQLFFKPKPVIPVLPKASVEPLVQE